TATTGGGCTAGAAAGGactgtgaatggatggttcttcaGAGATGAGCTAATTGTTGGAAGTACACCTACTCCTACTGTAGATCATACTGCCTTCATTCCATAAactgattttgagaaatatgttgttgatcaATTTAGGAAGAAGTTTGAAAGGGATGAGAGAGTTGAAGATACTCTTTTCAGATGGGAGAAGAAGGGAAACAAGAATGGTATTGGCTTTGAAActgaagattttgatgatgagtCAACTGATGAAGATTGAATGGAATCTTCTTCGTAAGAATAGGGACTACTTTTctatgtggattttttttataggtataataccctattttgtccccagtttcgctcgaaaatgaattagtccatccttttaaaaatgcgtcaattacgtcctcacttaataaaatttgcatcaattaaatcccttccgttaaatccgtacaaacggcgttaattatttttctctttcttctgctttttctgatttttctgtGCAAGCAGTagctttttttctctcttctactatTCTTCTTCTCTGTCTTCTACCAATTATAAGAATTGTTCTGACATCATATGCCAAGacaattgattcttaatttgtTCTCAAAAGgttctttttcattattcttgttttctctcttaatcatatttatttgcttaattttgtttttgggcAAGGTTGATAAATGTTACCTTTGTTTGCATTTATCTCCTTAAAACCCGACCTCGACGCTTGTGTCTCAGTCTCAGTCTCACTTTCGCTTTCAGtttcagatctctctttcatcacaccaattTCCAGGTCACATTGCAATCTTCAATCTTTTTGCTTTTCTCTGAATTTTTGTTCCCCTTTTCTTCAATCTCTTACTTTCTTTTCCACTTTCATATCTCtaattttatgtaaaacaaCTCCTCCTTTTAATTCTTGGTTTGTCGAAAGTCTGTATTTTTTTCCTGTAAATTTTGTTGGAATGCATGTTGGAATTTGAATGTTGGTATGGTTTGGATGTTATGCTCGTCGTTGTTGTCACTAATCtgattttattatcaatgtttGTCCCatggattttgaaaatttcaaaacattctTACCCTTTTAAACTGGGGTTAGGGTAGGATGATTTTACATGTTTCGATAAGTTTATTTGGTATCCACTTAACGAGGTTTTTCCCTGAGCTTGAAATATTGGATGAGAAATGTTGGATAAGCGAGAATTTCTTGCTCAAAACCTATGTACTAAGACACTGttaattaaaccttttataTTAGGCTATGTGTTAAGATCTTACAAGATTGGGATAGCGTGCATTACTACTGTTTTTATGTTATCTCATTTGATGTTTTTGGGGCTTTTGTATAGGATTTGAAACATGGCAGATTCAAAACCAGGATTGAGGAAGCCAGTGTTCACCAAGGTTGAACAGCTTCGCCTAGGAACAAGTGGGCACACTTTAACCGTGAAGGTGGTCAATGTTAAGATGGTGATGCAGAAAGGTCGCTCCGATGGTCCTCAATCCCgtcaaaataaatatgattaagagAGAAAACAAGATTAAGAATAATgacaaagagagaaaacaaaattaagcaaataaatatgattaagagagaaaacaagaaTAATGAAAAAGTGTGACTGTAAAAGTTGTACTAATTTGGTAGAAGACAGAGAAGAAGAAcagtagaagagagaaaaaaagctgCTGCTTGCAtagaaaaatcagaaaaatcagaaaaagcagaagaaagagaaaaataattaacgccgtttgtacgaatttaacggaagggatttaattgatgcaaattttattaagtgaggacgtaattgacacattttttaaaggatggactaatttgacatttccgagcgaaactggggacaaaatagggtattataccttttttatattttgtaatcatggcACTAAGTCACCTCTAGTTTTATGTACTGCttcggttttattttgaaatgaaatgaagatttaatTTAGTAAACGATATGTGAATTGTGAATATTAATTGCATTGTTATGTGGACTAAAGATTCTGATATTGATCAAAAACTGATCACTGgtttaaaagtgcaaattttagtacactgctaacttgaatcgattaaggaagaagtaaaaagaaaaaaatttcatgtctgattttaaagaaaatagaataaaacgTCGGAGCCCCACCGAATACGACATTCTATTAAGCACACAATTAATGTTCCCAAGTACTTCTATTCCCTTCACGTCCCAGCCCGGCAGTCTACGGCGTTCTATGGGAgggttgaaaagaaaaaagatcaGAAAGTATGGTACTTTTAGGTAGAAGAACAAAACATCGAATTCCAACAGAACTCAACGTTCTATTAATGCTCTcgttttcaaaagaaaaaactaaaaagaaataaacaggTACAAACTTGTGGCTTCCAATACTACGTCAAAGGCCCTTCAAATTTGACGTAACCTTTgcaatttttaagaaaaaattaataaaaatggcgcgttgttttaagagaaaatgtcGAATGGTTTGGGACTTTGACGTTGTTTTTAAACATAACGTCAAAGTTTTGTTGTATACGACGTGAAAGTTTTTTATTgaatctaaaaacaaaacacagtCTCACTATTTGTTCGCGGTTCCATTTCTGCTTGAACTTTCTTCTTGGTGGACAACTACGATAAAGAAAGAAGGCTACTTTTAAGTCGTTTCTGTCTTTGTAATGTCATTTGGTTCTCATTCATAAGGTTGACTGATTGTTTTTCGTTTATCTTTAGGTTCTTTTTCATTCGGGGTTAGtgaacttcgtcatcttctctagtgacaccatttgaagtatttttttttctcttaaaatactCTTACGTATGATGTATGTGctcatgtttgtgttgtgtttgtcgattctggacgtatgatatctatatgtatagcgatactatgatagtttttttttttcttcaacatatGGTATTTGTGTTCGTTCGTTGTCAgcgaacttcgtcatcttctccAGTGACACTATttcaagtttgttttttttttccttcaatatctcttatgtatgatatatgtgttcgTGTTTGTCGATTCTAGacgtatgatatatgtataaCGATAGATATTTGTGTTCGTGTACATATAGTatgatactttatttttttccttcaacgtatgataggtatttatttttgtttctctacgtaagttagttttttttccGTGGATTCTTTTCGTTCAGTGtagtagtatggatcgaagtTGGATTCATCAGCGTCGTATTAGTGAACAGTATGAGCGAGGGGTTTCTGAGTTCAtacaatatgttaaagaacacgCAAAACTAGTGAACGGGGGATATTTTTgcccttgtgttcgttgtctcgATCAAGTATATGAAGACTTGGACAACACTCGTGATCATTTATTCATCTATGGAATAATGAGCAGTTATACAGTTTGGACATGGCATGGAGAAGTATTATATAAGCCAATAACTTTAAGAGGTTCGGATTATGTCgacgaatggatgagtgatcatttagatgAAATGGTACGTAACGTTggagaagaaaattttggaagagctcattTGTACGATAGTCTTAAGAACAATTCAGAGCAAGAGTTGTATTCAGGATGCATCAATTTTACAAGGTTGTCGgctactttgaaattgttttgtttgaaagcaaAAAACGAAGggactgataaaagtttcacggAATTGTTGGAGTTGCTGAAGGAGATGGTACTAGAAAATGACACGTTACCTATCCGTAACTATGacgcgaagaaaattctatgtccaatgggtttggaataccaaaagatacatgcatgtcccaaTGATTGTGTATTGTATAGAGATCAATATGCTTTAATGAAGGTGTGTTCGACGTGTGGTTCATCacgatttaagaagaaacttgatGGAAATAATGATGAACACAATGAAGGTCCACCGGCTAAGGTCATGTGGTATTTACCTATAGTACCTAGGTTGAAACAATTGttttctgttaaagaagatgcgaagaatcttatgtggcacgttgatggaagaaaatgtgataatcttcttcgacacctaGCTGATTCCCCACAATGGAAGAACATTGATGGCACATTTCCCGAATTTTGTGCAGAGCcgagaaacttaagacttgcagttgctaccgatggtatgaaaccttatggcaacttaagtagcaaacacagttcatggccagttattttgatgatttacaatatatctcctatgttgtgcatgaagagaaaatacatgatgttgtctatgataatatcgggtcctagacaacctggaaatgacattgatgtttatctaaaatCGTTAATTGACGATTTAAAATTAGTGTGGGAAGAGGGTATCGAGGTCTTCGATTcatattcaaaagaaaactttcatttgcgtgcaatgttgttttgcaccataaatgatttcccagcatatGGGAACTTGAGTGGTTACAGTGTTAAAGTTCATTTTGCATTTccgatttgtgaagaaaatactaGCTATCTTCAACTGAAGCATGGGCAAAACACTGTGTACACAAGACACCGAAGATTCCTTCCTCGAAATCACCCttaccgtagattgaaaaaagcctTTTAATGGAAGTCTTGAGGATGATGTAGTATGCAGACGACGTAATAGGAAAGAAGTATAcgactgatgacaaatttatgaacaccaaaaaatggcgccacaaacttgtttaacaatcggcaagtgtgactgaatcgtatcaagtaataaaacaaggtaagaccaagtatcgttttcccaaaggactcacggcctagtttagctatatgatttgttgattatttaagacttgtgaaaaattgattgtagatttaaatgcaaaaaacagtaattaaatatgtatgcatgaatttgatcaatggagaaaaatagaatacaaacacttcaataaattagatggatgagtatgttgttagggttatcaatttcatcttatccactctcatatactttaggaattcatcattcttttcatcattgctaatgccactctgtaatcaccttgcaagaaggcctatccttaattacgagttcatacaattcctagcattcctagtaattaattcttaagtgcagaagcttaacggcaaccaatatgctattgggagaaattcctcggatctagatttcctcgtacgttcccatatcgacaaaatcactaatcatggcattgaatgagttaaacaaagcaagctttatgcaaagaggaaaaaccctaactaatgatgaaagaaagcataagtcttaaaaataagatgttaaaacaaattccatatatgagagtttcacaagactacattgattccccaacaacaatacaaggtttagttcaccatattcgtggtgaaactagatgaataataatgaaagaatgaaagataaaaccctagaaagaggaggaggtagcctgagcatctaagatcttccttcaaggggtggaaaagtgagtgtttgcttcatctccgccaaagatacaaaccctaggacgtcctaaagcttatatattattctaaaaatatagaaaaataaggtccaagcccataaaagtgccgcttagcggtaaactACCTCTTAGCGGTAAGTACGTGAGATGATTCTTCcccctcagcggcattttcacccctcagtgGATCCaacgtgagctcctgagtgccgctcaacagtaaactgccgctgagcggtaattgcgacttctccttttgcactttttgatgtcttttctgattccatttatatccttcttcacttctttcaccaaattcaccttaaaacctgcatgaaacactgaaatcaagcataaacctgtccaactctcttatttatgaaaatatgaccaaaagcatgatttcaagctagtttataagtgttaaaggttgcttttagtatcaattttaagcatgaaaataacagtttttcaactgttatcacaaccccaaacttagaactttgcttgtcctcaagcaaacaagatgtaactcaatcttccaccaatccatacaatggttcactttattcaaaaatcctcttttcaataTAAGTAAGTACTTCAATTAAGCTCTagacaaagacttcaatcaagacatgcacatgctttaatgttcacaaagtcacttaatatccaacaagagctatttttcatgaatgatcaatcaactaagcatgaaTGTTCAtttgctcatggaatatttcctcactaggtaaagtgtttcactcaaacacaagtgtataagaggtaatcactcattcactctactatcacaatgtcacatgaattaactttgcctttcatttaaccacaatcaaatacattcacaagcatgcatcatcacaagggcttttcaatggcttataatgtggctgggctaacaagaaaattggtttttctagatcacaaaacccttgagttaagagaatcatatagacacaatcattcttatttattcccaactttcttttgcaatgagctttgccttttcttttccttttctttttcttttcacattcttatttcttagctcttagctcaatgctttcaatttccctttcataacttccaacaacctcaaacttgaacatttatcaataccacaaaatattttctacttaactcatgaatttggctaataaaagggttaccaacaaatggccttgatcatatgatgcaaacaagcaattaattaaatcatagaaaacctgggcaaaatcattcatgctttcaaagtaatatcattcaatcataaaaaatctggagctcaaaacctcacatataagctcattcacatttgacatacacatcctgcttagtatcataatcacaatcacaacatcatgcatttgttcacaaagcttgtgaatcacctgtataagcatataatgtgcacatctcaacatcaatcaatctcaaagcataatcaagcattacttatcaaacaatcacaatcataagcaaattatcataacagacaaagtttccaattgagtacatcaaaccctattctaaaacaaaagtaaataagtttagaacaaaatagaagataaaacaaatcccGCTCTAGTGCTGATAGTATCCATCAGTGAATGCTATCTGAGTTCCTCATCAACTCATGCTATCGTCAAagtcttcttcctctccttcttcttggatcttatagtcttgattctttttgcccgatgaggaggccatccctgcatcaaacataattcacaaaaccaaaagatacattgttaagcattagtaaaccacaatgaagaaataagccccttcaatgatgctctctcccaaccccaaacttagatggaaaactagtgagaaagtaagtgaaagggagattttctcaagagggaagagggaaaagatgtggagaacctttgaaaaggtatgtaggagtgtgtgtgcagagaagattctgaaaagaaaaactaaaatgcagcttggggtataaaaataccctaatgggctcgagttccgctaaggggcaacctaagcccaatctgcgatactaccgctcagcggcacttccGGTATGTTtacttcttcttcctagcttaacctaggtgcctcctactcatgcccctcactggttccctacAATTAAATTTTCAGATTACTCATGcaaaaccctattatgcaactacaataaaacaaatagaaataatatgatcaatcaactgggttgcctcccaagtagcgtttgtttaacgtcacgagcctgacccaaaatcctctagcacccttcagtagatgcaaatctttcttaccaacacccatcagtaggtgtatacaaacatagtatccttcagtagatactcttccgcctaacatccatcagtagatgtaaaccctgtaacaaacttataacaaaaacaaaaatacccaaaagttcaaaattacatcaccaaaccaaaaattaaaagttcttaaatcactgggttacctcctagcaagcgctcttttaacgtcactagcttgacccaataaagctcaagttccatcttctttttcttctttctacttaacttcttcagaaatttgatcaaactaggaacctgttgcagtgtctcaatcataggaactttaatctccaatatcttgaagatttccataaagcacttaaatttcttttccttcctatgattcttctgaggatggggtttttcatatgattccttcttctttcctcttatcttctttttcttacttttcctctccccaaattttgtctttttcttttttcttatttttttcttcccttctctttttcttctcaacttctttattttaacacaaattttctttctctcttttctctcaaccacttctttttctttttcttcatctttatctttctcactcaactcttctttttcttttctctctatcttttcctcatctttccctattttttttctccgaaaaaatcttgtcactttcagtgacaataGCTTGACCTTCCTCCATAGGGTTAtcttcagtattaaccttaacgttcaatctctgactaatgtaacgaaggtgcatctccatccttttacatgatgcttcaatgcttttctgagtagagatggaatttttcaaaaatcgttgaagggtgtcatccaaactttttgatagaaagggttgttgctgccattgttgtggtggcggcctatcaaattcttcggcagcttgagtgcttttgtgatgacaattagaTATTTGTATGTATTGTTCAAGTGCGTCCTCCAACGTTATCCTTCTTCTCGATAGAGAGGGTTTTCACTCCCATTATTGTGGTGgttcatttttaaattgtttgacagcttgccaaaattgatttttatccatgcttgagtgaggttcccaccagtggttgaaattaccttagtagaattgagtgcccatatagttaaattcttgaacAAATTGCATCCtacaaacattaggcacaaaactctaaaaaatattCGTTAGCACAAAATGATATAGAAGAcgatataaaataagagatgagaagatagaataaaaatacaaaaaaatgaaaacagaaaaata
The Vigna angularis cultivar LongXiaoDou No.4 chromosome 5, ASM1680809v1, whole genome shotgun sequence genome window above contains:
- the LOC108321756 gene encoding uncharacterized protein LOC108321756 isoform X1, with translation MDRSWIHQRRISEQYERGVSEFIQYVKEHAKLVNGGYFCPCVRCLDQVYEDLDNTRDHLFIYGIMSSYTVWTWHGEVLYKPITLRGSDYVDEWMSDHLDEMVRNVGEENFGRAHLYDSLKNNSEQELYSGCINFTRLSATLKLFCLKAKNEGTDKSFTELLELLKEMVLENDTLPIRNYDAKKILCPMGLEYQKIHACPNDCVLYRDQYALMKVCSTCGSSRFKKKLDGNNDEHNEGPPAKVMWYLPIVPRLKQLFSVKEDAKNLMWHVDGRKCDNLLRHLADSPQWKNIDGTFPEFCAEPRNLRLAVATDGMKPYGNLSSKHSSWPVILMIYNISPMLCMKRKYMMLSMIISGPRQPGNDIDVYLKSLIDDLKLVWEEGIEVFDSYSKENFHLRAMLFCTINDFPAYGNLSGYSVKVHFAFPICEENTSYLQLKHGQNTVYTRHRRFLPRNHPYRRLKKAF